One genomic region from Apodemus sylvaticus chromosome 1, mApoSyl1.1, whole genome shotgun sequence encodes:
- the LOC127678741 gene encoding olfactory receptor 13A1-like produces MLTLMFTMMMLSLNQTGVTEFILEGFSEHPNLRLFLTVCFLSLYMMALMGNILIISLVTSSTGLHNPMYFFLCNLATTDILCTSSVIPKALVGLVSEENIISFKGCMAQLFFFALSASSELVLLTVMAYDRYVAICFPLHYSSRMSAPVCGELAVCVWAIGAVNASVHTTLMSQLSFCGPNIITHFFCDIPPLLLLSCSPTYVNSILTLVADVFFGGINFVLTLLSYGCIIASILRMRSAEGKKKAFSTCSSHLIVVSVYYSSVFCAYVSPASSYSPERSKVSSVLYSILSPTLNPLIYTLRNKDVKLALGRILASFSH; encoded by the coding sequence ATGATGTTGAGTCTCAACCAGACAGGAGTGACAGAGTTTATACTGGAAGGGTTCTCAGAGCACCCTAATCTAAGACTTTTCCTGACAGTCTGCTTCCTATCCCTCTACATGATGGCACTAATGGGCAACATTTTGATAATTTCTTTAGTCACCTCCAGCACTGGGCTCCACAatcccatgtactttttcctgtGCAATCTGGCCACCACAGATATTCTCTGCACCTCCTCTGTGATTCCAAAGGCCCTGGTTGGCCTAGTGTCTGAGGAAAATATCATCTCCTTCAAAGGATGTATGGCCCAGCTCTTCTTCTTTGCATTGTCAGCATCCTCTGAGCTGGTGTTGCTCACagtcatggcctatgaccgctatgtggccatctgctttCCCCTGCACTACAGCTCTAGGATGAGTGCACCAGTGTGTGGGGAACTAGCAGTATGTGTATGGGCCATCGGTGCTGTAAATGCATCTGTGCACACTACTCTGATGAGTCAGCTGTCATTTTGTGGACCAAACATCATCAcccacttcttctgtgacattCCCCCACTCCTCCTGCTCTCCTGTAGCCCCACATATGTAAATAGCATTTTGACTCTTGTGGCAGATGTCTTTTTTGGAGGTATCAACTTCGTGCTAACCCTGTTATCTTATGGCTGCATCATTGCCAGCATCCTGCGCATGCGTTCTGCTGAGGGCAAGAAGAAGGCCTTTTCTACCTGCTCATCCCACCTCATCGTGGTCTCTGTGTACTACTCATCTGTGTTCTGTGCCTATGTCAGCCCTGCTTCCAGCTACAGCCCAGAAAGAAGCAAAGTTTCCTCAGTGCTGTACTCAATCCTCAGCCCAACCCTGAACCCCCTCATCTATACACTGAGGAACAAGGATGTCAAGCTTGCCCTGGGCAGAATATTGGCCTCTTTCTCACATTAA